DNA sequence from the Candidatus Binatia bacterium genome:
CCGAGGAGCCGGAGGAGGTCGCCCCGGAGGACTTCGAAGAGCCGGGCGAGGACTCCGAACCCAAGCGCCGGGAGAAGCCGGCGATCATACCACCGACGCCGAAGGTGCGGGAGTTTTAGATGTGATACCGATCGGTTAGGGGCATTGGGTCGACCTGATGCGGACCTCGATGAGGCGCCGCTGCACGAGCACCGGCGGTCTCCGTAGGGACTTCTCAGCCAGGAATCGGTGCCGTTAGGCACATAGTGAAAATCCTCGTTGCGCGCTGGCGAGGCGTCGTGGTAATGACTCTCGCTGCGGCGGCCGAGGCGGGTGGCTTCAGGAGCATTGTCAGGGCGGATGGGCTGCGGGGTGTGCCGCTACGGACTCGCGTGAGGGTGGGTACGAGATGAGGTTCCCGTTGATCGATATGACCGAAGGGTTTGCGCGCGCGGCGCTGCGTCCGGAGGAACGGTTGCTGCTCGCGGTGGTCGACTCGGCGTACTGGGACTTGCGCAGTCCCGACCCGATTCGTCGCAAGACGGCTTCGCAGTACTTTCTTGCCGAAGATCATCATCACACCTTCAGCTTTGTTTCGATTTGTCAGCACTTCAGTTGGTCGCCGACCTCGATCCGCACGCAGCTTGGTACCTGGCTGAGCGCCGTACCGGCTTTGTCAGGAGAGGACATCGGCCGGCGGTCGGCCGAGGTCCGTCACGTAGCGGGTTCGGCGGGTCGCTGAGACGCCACGCCACCCGCGACCCGCGGCTCACTGGATTGGCGGCGCGCGCCTTGTAGCGGCGTCGTACCCTGTCTCGATCTAATCGAGCGGAGATATGCCCCGGTTGCGGCCCTCAGATGGGGAATGGCCGCGCCAGCAGCACCTGCCCATTGCGGGCGACGACGTAGAGCACGACGGTTTCAAACGGTGGCCGGCCGGTGGCGTGGCTCACAGTGCCAGCCACGCGAGTCCAGCCTGCGCCGACCGATATGGGTTCGCCTCTCGGGGTAGCGCCGCCGCGGAAGTGGCCGCCGCCGGTAACGTTGCTGCCCGCCGCCTCCGGTGGCCAGACTGCCCAGAGCTTGGGGGTGGCGCGGTCGTTGCGAGCGACGAGGTACACGTGGCAGTCGAGGATGCCGGGGCGGGTGAGGCGGAGGCGTAAAGCCATGTTGAGGCGCTCCCCCTCGGTGGTGCGCACCAAACGCGTGGAGAAGGCGTCGACGTCGATGAGCGCTTCGGGGCCGGGTTCGTCGGCGACGGGTCCCGGAGCGGTCTTGCGACTGCCGACCTCGAAGGTGAGGTAGCCGAGTCCGGCGACCACGGCGACCAGGGCCGTGTACGCCAGCGAGTTCAGAACGCGCTGGGTATTTGGCGACAGAGCCGCAAACATGCAACAGAGCGTACGCGCGCGAGAAGGGGCCTGCAATGGTGTTTCGCGCGCTCCGCAATTGCCGGGGCCACTTCCGATCTGATAGGTTGCCGGCGCGATGTTCGGTGGCGCTGCGACCGTGGTCCTTGTGCTGGTCGTTCTGGTGGCCAGTGGACTGAAGATCCTCCGTGAATACGAGCGTGGTGTCGTGTTTCGCCTGGGGCGGCTCGTGCCGTCGCGGGGTCCCGGTATCGTGTACGTTATCCCGCTGGTGGAACAGATGTTCCGCGTCGACGTCAGAACGGTCACGTTCGATGTGCCGTCGCAGGACGTGATCACGCGCGACAACGTGTCCGTCAAGGTGAACGCGGTTCTTTACTTCCGGGTTCTGGATGCCAGCCGTGCCGTGATCGAGGTGCAGAACTATCTTTACGCCACATCGCAAATCGCGCAGACCACGCTGCGCAGCGTGTGCGGTCAGGCGATGCTGGACGAGCTTCTCTCCGAGCGAGAACACTTCAACACACGTTTGCAGGAGATAATCGATACGCACACCGAGCCGTGGGGCGTGAAGGTAGTGCTCGTAGAGGTGAAGCACATCGATTTGCCGGCCGAGATGCAGCGCTCGATTGCCCGCCAGGCGGAAGCCGAGCGGCTGCGCCGCGCCAAGGTCATAAACGCGGAGGGCGAGTATCAGGCCGCGGTGCGGTTGGCGGAGGCGGCGGAGATCATGCAGCGCGAGCCGATGGCGATTCAATTGCGTATGCTGCAGGCGCTGGCGCAGATCGGCATCGAGAACAATCGCACCGTCATCGTGCCCGTGCCTCTGGACGTGGTACGCGGGGTTATGTCGGCGCTGGCGCAACGGGCGGGGGCGTGAAGTGCGAGGGCGGTCGTTGAGAGGTAGATAAAAATTGGCGCCTGTCCCGGAGTCGTCTCAGACGTCCGGCGGTGTCGATTCGGGGGGTGGCAGTCGATTGGTATCCGTTGGTCGGCGTGCGCCTCGCCGATCTCGACATTGCACCGGCGCCCGCCTTGCGGCCCCGACGTCGACTCGATAACTCTTGACGCGATGCCGCTCCCCCTGGAAGTGTACGCTGAGCGCCGCCGCGTTGTTCTGGATCGCATTGGAGCCCGGGGGGCCGCGGTCTTTCCGGCGGCGCCCGTGGCGATGCGAGCGGCGGACGTGGAGCACCGCTATCGTCCCGATGCCGACCTGCTGTATCTCACCGGGTTCCCCGAGCCCGAGGCCGTCTGCCTTCTTCTGCCCGGGCATCCGACCGACGAGTTCGTGCTCTTTGTGCGGCCGCGCAATCCCGAGCGCGAGACCTGGACCGGTCCGCGCACCGGCGTCGAGGGGGCCGTCGAGCAGTACGGAGCGCAGTCGGCCCATCCGATCGACACGCTCGATCAAAAGATCGTCGAGTACGTCGGGGAGCGGGATGCTCTTTACTGCGCGGTCGGTCGCGATCGGGCCTTTGCGGAGCGCGTTCTCGGGTGGCTGCGGCATTGGCAGCAGTGCAGGCCGCGCACGGGAAAGGGCCCAACTGCCCTGCTCGACCCCGCTCCTATTGTCCACGAGCAGCGTCTGATCAAGCGCGACGAAGAGATCGATCGCATGCGGCGGGCGGCGGGGATTTCGGCGGAAGCCCATCTCCTGGCGATGCGGAGCGCCCGCCACGGCGAGCCGGAATACGCCGTCGAGGCCCTCATCGATCATACGTTCCGTCGTCTGGGTGGAAACGGGCCGGCGTACCCATCGATTGTGGCCTCCGGGATCAACGCGACGGTTCTGCACTATACGGCCAACGAGCGAACGATGCGTGATGGCGATCTGTTACTTGTCGACGCGGGAGCCGAGTTCGACGGCTACTGTGCCGACATCACCCGGACATATCCGGTTGGGCGGGACTTCACCCCGGCGCAGCGCGCGATTTACGAGGTCGTGCTGCGCGCGCAAGCCGAGGCGATCTCGGTAGTGCGCGCCGAGGCGCGCATCGACGACGTTCATCGGCGTGCCGTGGAGGTCATTGTCGATGGGCTCCTCGACCTGCGCGTTCTGCTCGGAGAGCGCGCGGAGATTCTCGAAAAAGATTTGTACAAGCCGTTCTATATGCACCGCACCAGTCACTGGCTCGGGCTCGATGTGCACGACGCCGGTGCGTACAAGGAAGACGACGGGGGCGGACGGCGTTTGGTGCCGGGCATGGTCCTGACTGTTGAGCCCGGCATCTACATCGGACCCGGCTGCGTTGACGTCGATCCGCGATTCGCGGGTATTGGAGTGCGGATCGAGGACGATGTCCTGGTGACCGCCACCGGGTGCGATGTGCTCACGGCCGCGGTGCCGAAGGACCCTGCCGACCTCGCCGCTGTGCGCCGTTCGGTGGGGCCGTGATGGCGCGCTTCGTGTCAAGCTTCAGTCCCCGTTGACTCGCTGGTGTGAATCGCGTATCCGGCGCGCTCCATCCTGTGCAGCCCGTCAAATGGCGATCGTACGTCCGCAAACCGAGACCCTGGAGATCGTTCGAGACGGGGAACGCCTGCGCGCAT
Encoded proteins:
- a CDS encoding slipin family protein, coding for MFGGAATVVLVLVVLVASGLKILREYERGVVFRLGRLVPSRGPGIVYVIPLVEQMFRVDVRTVTFDVPSQDVITRDNVSVKVNAVLYFRVLDASRAVIEVQNYLYATSQIAQTTLRSVCGQAMLDELLSEREHFNTRLQEIIDTHTEPWGVKVVLVEVKHIDLPAEMQRSIARQAEAERLRRAKVINAEGEYQAAVRLAEAAEIMQREPMAIQLRMLQALAQIGIENNRTVIVPVPLDVVRGVMSALAQRAGA
- a CDS encoding aminopeptidase P N-terminal domain-containing protein, producing the protein MPLPLEVYAERRRVVLDRIGARGAAVFPAAPVAMRAADVEHRYRPDADLLYLTGFPEPEAVCLLLPGHPTDEFVLFVRPRNPERETWTGPRTGVEGAVEQYGAQSAHPIDTLDQKIVEYVGERDALYCAVGRDRAFAERVLGWLRHWQQCRPRTGKGPTALLDPAPIVHEQRLIKRDEEIDRMRRAAGISAEAHLLAMRSARHGEPEYAVEALIDHTFRRLGGNGPAYPSIVASGINATVLHYTANERTMRDGDLLLVDAGAEFDGYCADITRTYPVGRDFTPAQRAIYEVVLRAQAEAISVVRAEARIDDVHRRAVEVIVDGLLDLRVLLGERAEILEKDLYKPFYMHRTSHWLGLDVHDAGAYKEDDGGGRRLVPGMVLTVEPGIYIGPGCVDVDPRFAGIGVRIEDDVLVTATGCDVLTAAVPKDPADLAAVRRSVGP